Proteins encoded together in one Prunus dulcis chromosome 3, ALMONDv2, whole genome shotgun sequence window:
- the LOC117621234 gene encoding T-complex protein 1 subunit zeta 1 has protein sequence MSLRVLNPNAEVLNKSAALHMNINAAKGLQDVLKTNLGPKGTIKMLVGGAGDIKLTKDGNTLLKEMQIQNPTAIMIARTAVAQDDISGDGTTSTVLFIGELMKQSERYIDEGMHPRVLVDGFEIAKRATLQFIEKFKTPVVMGNEPDKEILKMVARTTLRTKLYEALADQLTDIVVNSVLCIRKPEESIDLFMVEIMHMRHKFDVDTRLVEGLVLDHGSRHPDMKRWAENCYILTSNVSLEYEKSEVNSGFFYSNAEQREAMVLAERRQVDERVRKIIELKNKVCSGNDNNFVVINQKGIDPPSLDLLARAGIIALRRAKRRNMERLVLACGGEAVNSVDDLTPDCLGWAGLVYEHVLGEEKYTFVENVKNPHSCTILIKGPNDHTIAQIKDAVRDGLRAVKNTIEDEAVILGAGAFEVAARQHLVNEVKKTVQGRAQLGVEAFADALLVVPKTLAENSGLDTQDVIIALTGEHDRGNVVGLNHHTGEPIDPQMEGIFDNYSVKRQIINSGPVIASQLLLVDEVIRAGRNMRKPT, from the exons atgtctCTACGagttttgaatccaaatgCGGAGGTGCTGAACAAATCGGCGGCTCTGCACATGAACATCAACGCAGCCAAGGGCTTGCAGGACGTCCTCAAAACCAACCTTGGCCCTAAGGGCACCATCAAAAT GCTTGTTGGTGGAGCCGGTGACATCAAGCTCACTAAAGATGGCAACACTTTGCTTAAAGAAATG CAAATTCAAAACCCAACAGCAATTATGATAGCAAGAACAGCTGTTGCCCAAGATGACATAAGCGGAGATGGCACCACGTCTACTGTCTTATTCATTGGCGAGCTTATGAAACAATCAGAGCGATACATTGATGAAG GGATGCATCCACGTGTCCTAGTTGATGGCTTTGAGATTGCCAAAAGAGCAACGCTTCAGTTTATTGAGAAATTTAAAACTCCTGTGGTGATGGGCAATGAGCCTGACAAAGAGATTCTAAAAATGGTAGCTAGGACCACGTTGCGAACAAAG TTATATGAAGCATTGGCGGATCAATTGACTGACATAGTTGTTAATTCA GTTCTTTGCATACGCAAACCTGAAGAATCCATTGATCTGTTCATGGTGGAGATTATGCACATGCGACACAAGTTTGATGTTGACACACGCTTG GTTGAGGGTCTTGTCCTTGATCATGGTTCTAGGCATCCTGATATGAAGCGATGGGCAGAGAATTGTTACATCTTGACAAGCAATGTATCTTTGGAGTACGAGAAAAG TGAAGTAAATTCTGGCTTTTTCTATTCAAATGCGGAACAGAGAGAAGCCATGGTTTTAGCTGAAAGGCGTCAGGTTGATGAAAGAGTTAGAAAAATCATTGAGCTGAAAAATAAG GTTTGTTCTGGTAATGATAATAATTTTGTCGTTATCAATCAGAAGGGAATTGATCCCCCATCTTTGGACCTTCTCGCTAGGGCAGGG ATTATTGCCCTGAGAAGAGCAAAGAGGAGGAATATGGAACGGTTGGTTTTGGCTTGTGGAGGGGAGGCTGTAAACTCAGTAGATGATTTAACTCCTGATTGCCTTGGTTGGGCTGGACTTGTATATGAGCATGTCCTTGGTGAAGAGAAGTATACATTTGTTGAAAATGTGAAGAACCCTCATTCTTGCACGATCTTAATCAAAG GGCCTAATGACCATACAATCGCCCAGATTAAGGATGCTGTTCGTGATGGCCTGAGGGCAGTCAAAAATACAATTGAAGATGAAGCTGTCATCTTA GGTGCTGGAGCTTTTGAAGTTGCAGCCAGACAACATTTAGTAAATGAAGTAAAGAAAACTGTTCAAGGG CGAGCTCAACTTGGTGTTGAAGCTTTTGCTGATGCTCTCCTTGTGGTGCCCAAAACACTTGCTGAGAACTCTGGCCTTGACACGCAAGATGTGATAATTGCTCTTACG GGAGAGCATGATCGGGGAAACGTCGTGGGATTAAATCACCACACTGGAGAACCAATTGACCCACAAATGGAGGGTATCTTTGACAACTACTCTGTGAAGCGACAAATTATAAACTCAGG ACCCGTAATTGCATCTCAATTGTTGTTGGTTGATGAAGTAATTCGTGCTGGGCGCAACATGCGGAAGCCAACTTAG
- the LOC117622963 gene encoding probable carboxylesterase 17 yields MKFRRMSTISLDPRLNLQAIKNPPNQHGVVLEEIEGLLRVHKDGNIERPPIIPSVPSTLALPHGVTAKDVVIDKFTNLWARIYVPSHPGNLPVLVYFHGGGFCVGSAAWSCYHDFLANLACKASCVIISVNYRLAPENRLPAAYDDGFKTLMWVKQQAMSEPSEQRWWLSRCSLSSLFIVGDSAGANIAYNVTTQLVSRDPSSLRPLSLKGTILIQPFFGGEARTWSEKYATQPPTSALTLSNSDVYWRLALPLGANKDHPWCNPLANGVTKLRDLRLPAIMVCISELDILKDRNLEVGNALSSLGKRVETTMYKGVGHAFQVMQNSQLSYSRTQDLISHIKAFINQ; encoded by the coding sequence ATGAAATTTAGAAGAATGTCAACCATTTCTCTTGATCCAAGGCTTAACCTCCAAGCCATTAAGAACCCTCCTAACCAACATGGAGttgttcttgaagaaattgaaggtCTCCTCAGAGTTCACAAAGACGGAAACATCGAAAGGCCTCCAATTATCCCCAGCGTCCCAAGCACTCTGGCACTACCACATGGTGTCACAGCCAAAGACGTTGTCATTGACAAATTTACCAACTTATGGGCCCGTATTTATGTTCCAAGCCACCCCGGAAACCTCCCCGTGCTTGTCTACTTTCACGGTGGTGGATTCTGTGTTGGCTCTGCTGCTTGGAGCTGTTACCATGACTTCTTGGCCAACCTTGCTTGCAAAGCAAGTTGTGTCATCATCTCTGTGAATTACCGTTTAGCCCCAGAAAACCGCCTCCCTGCTGCTTATGACGACGGATTCAAAACTCTTATGTGGGTGAAACAACAAGCTATGAGTGAGCCTAGCGAGCAAAGATGGTGGTTAAGTAGGTGCAGCTTGTCAAGCTTGTTCATAGTTGGTGACAGTGCAGGGGCTAACATAGCCTACAATGTCACCACACAATTAGTCTCCCGTGACCCCTCCAGTTTAAGACCTTTGAGTCTCAAGGGCACCATCTTGATCCAACCTTTCTTTGGAGGAGAGGCTCGTACTTGGTCCGAGAAATATGCAACTCAGCCACCAACCTCTGCACTAACTCTGTCGAATTCCGACGTGTACTGGCGATTGGCTCTGCCGTTAGGGGCCAACAAAGACCATCCATGGTGCAACCCTCTGGCAAACGGCGTGACCAAGCTGCGTGATTTAAGGCTCCCGGCCATAATGGTGTGCATATCAGAACTGGATATATTGAAGGAtaggaatttggaggtcggCAATGCCTTGAGTAGCTTGGGGAAAAGGGTGGAGACAACAATGTACAAAGGAGTTGGACATGCGTTCCAAGTTATGCAGAACTCTCAGCTCTCCTATTCCCGGACCCAAGATTTAATCTCTCACATCAAGGCCTTCATCAACCAATAG